Proteins from a single region of Mytilus trossulus isolate FHL-02 chromosome 2, PNRI_Mtr1.1.1.hap1, whole genome shotgun sequence:
- the LOC134708594 gene encoding uncharacterized protein LOC134708594 produces the protein MSKVARFTCVLCTKRTKNHDRRFLGGESNKGLRKYLYKYFFLNVDSCDVICGACRRNYYRQYDDKSITNAKPDKQVLPAASTSQQTLVSPKTITLSLSSIGGSHSTCFVCRKRGPKLIVVSSSTRLTTFVQNNIIIPAGARCCPGHISDENFSEQAIECLSDLRKTTDFNRSDILDLLQKKRMLLLKNEDKRLNFDKDSTLSDAEYISLTGIDKKSFSDLASHLVSIRDTKVRSSRTCLCIFLTKMRSGMSNKLMETIFNVGKDSIRRAVTTVRKNLMQTFVPKHLGFNHISRENLIENHTRPLAQTLFGNEFNPAILVIDGTYIYIQKSGQFQFQRRTFSMHKHRPLVKPMVFVTTTGYFVSVMGPYLADSKNNDANILKHIIASDNEQIKSWLQKDDVFIVDRGFRDSIDLLEELGIQTEMPSFLKKGQAQFTTEESNTSRLITKIRWVVESANGRIKTWVFFNHVMPNSQIPYIGDYLRIVCSICNKYFKPLSSGDPEEDQLLGCKMIYLSKQNNLLKEKIESENLDRIRSSSTTWCKIDAASIEFPSITEEDLRNLTLGVYQIKLAKSYVAEHVTENSDFEVLVHKQENNLICAKIQSRHVSSKAHLLWIQYDEVTVLGWFCKHRAGARVVGMCAHVSAVIWYLGYARCLDIPYCSGDDWTKYLIDARNMPEPEIIDESDESDCVEE, from the coding sequence ATGTCTAAAGTAGCACGATTTACGTGTGTTCTCTGTACTAAGAGGacaaaaaatcatgatagaCGGTTTCTTGGTGGAGAAAGTAATAAAGGACTACGCAAAtacttgtacaaatattttttccttaATGTTGATAGTTGTGATGTTATATGTGGAGCATGTAGACGTAATTATTACAGACAATATGATGACAAGTCAATTACCAATGCTAAACCAGACAAACAGGTACTACCAGCAGCAAGCACATCACAACAGACACTTGTTTCGCCTAAAACTATAACGTTGTCGCTGTCTTCAATAGGTGGAAGCCACTCAACCTGCTTCGTTTGCAGGAAACGAGGTCCTAAACTAATTGTTGTTTCTTCCTCAACAAGGCTAACtacatttgtacaaaataatattataataccTGCAGGAGCGAGATGTTGCCCTGGTCATATTTCTGATGAGAATTTCAGTGAACAAGCCATTGAATGTTTATCTGACTTAAGAAAAACAACAGATTTTAACCGAAGTGATATTTTGGACCttcttcaaaaaaaaagaatgctaCTCCTAAAAAATGAAGACAAAAGATTGAATTTTGATAAAGACTCCACATTAAGTGATGCAGAGTATATCAGTTTAACAGGCATTGATAAAAAATCATTCAGTGATTTAGCATCACATCTCGTCTCAATTAGAGATACGAAGGTGCGTAGTTCAAGGACATGCTTATgcatttttttgacaaaaatgcgGTCAGGTATGTCCAACAAACTTATGGAAACTATTTTTAACGTAGGAAAAGATTCGATCCGCCGAGCAGTTACAACAGTCAGGAAAAATCTTATGCAGACATTCGTACCAAAGCACTTAGGATTCAACCATATTTCTAGAGAGAACTTAATTGAAAACCATACTAGACCTCTTGCCCAGACATTATTTGGCAATGAATTCAATCCTGCAATTCTTGTAATTGACggaacatacatatatatccaGAAAAGCGGTCAATTTCAGTTTCAACGCCGTACATTTAGCATGCATAAGCATCGGCCTCTTGTCAAACCCATGGTTTTCGTAACCACTACAGGTTATTTTGTCAGCGTTATGGGTCCATACCTGGCAGATAGTAAAAATAATGACGCCAATATACTTAAGCATATAATTGCCTCAGACAATGAGCAGATTAAAAGTTGGTTGCAGAAAGATGATGTTTTCATTGTTGACCGTGGATTTCGGGACTCAATTGATCTGCTTGAGGAATTAGGAATACAAACAGAAATGCCTTCGTTCTTAAAGAAAGGCCAGGCACAGTTTACCACAGAAGAAAGCAATACTTCAAGATTAATAACAAAGATTCGCTGGGTAGTTGAATCCGCAAATGGCAGAATTAAGACATGGGTGTTCTTCAACCATGTGATGCCTAACTCACAAATACCGTATATTGGAGATTACCTACGCATTGTATGCTCAATATGCAACAAGTATTTCAAACCACTTAGTTCTGGTGATCCAGAGGAAGACCAACTACTTGGATGTAAAATGATTTATCTTTCTAAGCAAAATAATCTccttaaagaaaaaattgagtCGGAAAATCTTGACCGCATTAGATCTAGTTCTACTACTTGGTGTAAGATTGATGCTGCGTCTATTGAATTTCCTTCTATTACTGAAGAAGATCTCAGAAACCTTACCTTAGGAGTTTACCAGATAAAATTGGCTAAATCATACGTAGCTGAACATGTTACTGAAAACAGTGACTTTGAGGTACTAGTACATAAACaggaaaacaatttgatatgtgCAAAAATCCAAAGTAGACATGTTTCATCTAAAGCTCATTTGTTATGGATTCAATACGATGAAGTGACTGTTCTTGGCTGGTTCTGCAAACATCGTGCTGGAGCAAGAGTAGTTGGTATGTGTGCACACGTTTCGGCAGTTATCTGGTATTTAGGGTATGCTCGCTGTTTGGACATACCCTATTGTTCTGGTGACGATTGGACAAAATATCTCATAGATGCACGTAATATGCCAGAACCCGAAATTATTGATGAAAGTGATGAAAGTGACTGCGTTGAAGAATGA